The genomic stretch GCCGCGGGCGCGCTGGGCTTCGCCGGGCTGTTGCTGGCGGCTTCGTCCGACTGGCTGCTGGGCCTGATCGCGGTGGGTGGCTTTGCGGCCGCGGTGCTGGTCTTCGCGCTGCTGGCCTGGGTGGCGGTGCATGTGCTGCGCCGGGCGGTGCCCGAGGCGCGGGCGCCGCGTTGGCTGGTGCTGGCGACACGCCAGGTGTGCGCACGGCCGGCGTTTGCGGTGCTGCAGGTGTCGGCGCTGTCGGTCGGCTTGTTGGCGCTGGTGCTGCTGGTGCTGCTGCGCACCGACCTGATCGGCAGCTGGCGGGCGGCGACACCGCCCGACGCGCCGGACCGCTTCGTGATCAACATCCAGCCCGACCAGGGCGAAGACTTCCGCCGGCACTTGCAGCAGGCCGGCGTGGCCCGCTACGACTGGTATCCGATGATCCGCGGCCGGCTGGTGGCGATCAACGGGCGCGACATCTCGGCCGGCGACTTTCAGGAAGACCGCGCCAAACGCCTGGTGGACCGCGAGTTCAACCTCAGCCATGCGGCCGAGATGCCGCCGCACAACGAACTCGCTGGCGGCCGCTGGGTGCCCGAGGAGGCCGACGGCCTGAGCGTGGAAGCCGGCCTGGCCGAGACGCTGGGCCTGAAACTCGGCGACCGGCTGCGCTTCGACATCGCCGGCCACCTCAGCGAGGCGCGCATCACCAGCTTGCGCACCGTCGACTGGGCGTCGATGCGCGTCAACTTTTTCGTGATGTTCCCGCAGGCGCAGCTGCCCGATCTGCCCTCGACCTACATCGCCGCCTTCAAGGCGCCGGCGGCGCCGGGGTTCGACGCTGCCCTGAGCCGGCAGTTTCCCAACATCACCAACGTCGACGTGTCGGCCTCGATCGGCCAGGTGCAGCGGGTGCTCGACCAGGTGATCCGGGCAGTGGAGTTTTTGTTCGGCTTCACGCTCGCCGCCGGCCTGGTGGTGCTGTTCGCGGCCGTCGTCGCCACCCGCGAGCAGCGCACCCGCGAGTTCGCCATCATGCGGGCGATGGGCGCCGGCAGTGTCCTGCTCGGGCGGGTGCAGCGTGCCGAGTTGCTCGGCGTCGGCGCGCTCGCCGGCCTGCTGGCCTCGGCCGCGGCGGTCGGCGTTGGCTGGGGCCTGGCCCGCTACGTGTTCGATTTCAGCTGGAGCGCCTCGCCGTGGGTGCCGCTTGCCGGCACCGCCGCAGGGGCCGTGCTGGCGCTGGCGGCCGGGTGGTGGGGGCTGCGCGAGGTGTTGCGCCGACCGGTGGTCGAGACGCTGCGCAAGGCGGCGGCCTGAGGGCGGCGGCCGAGCGGTTGGATCTGCGCAGCGGCCGCGTGTTTTGCGCTGCAGACCGTGCTGCAGTTGCCGATCGCCGCCCGCCCGTGCCGATATTTCCATCCGGCCCCTACAGTTATTCACCGACTGCACCGATAAGGAGCCAACGGGCGTGGCGCCTCCTGTTTTTCGTGGATGCCACCCCGGGGACCGCTGCTAGACTGCGCCGACACTTCTCCTCGATCTGATTGTGGACTTAGCGACTGCCTCCTTCCTCGTGGATCTGCGCAAGCTCCAGCTGGAGCAGGCGCTCACGTTGTTGCAGCAGGGGCGCTATCCGCTGCCGCCGCGGGTCGAAGGCAACGGCGAAGCCTGGCTGCAGGCGGTGCTCGACGGTTTGTGCGACTTGTCGCTGCGCGACGCCCTGACCGGGCTGACCAACCGCCGCCACTTCCGGGCGGTGCTCGAACGCGAGATCGACCGGGTCGCGCGCACCGGCGAATCGGCCTTGCTGTTGATCCTCGACATCGACCATTTCAAGCGCATCAACGACACCTACGGCCATGAGTCGGGCGACCAGGTGATCCAGGCCGTCGGCGTGCGGCTGAGCGACAGCGTGCGCCCGATGGACACGGTGGCGCGCTACGGCGGCGAAGAGTTCGCGATCATGTTGCCCAACTGCCAGCCGACCTTCGGCTCCGCGGTGGCCGAGCGGGTGCGCGTCGCCATCGAGGCGCAGCCGGTGAAGCTGACCTCGGGCCACGAGGTGCACATCACGGCCAGCGTCGGCGGCGCCTATGCGCCGCAGTGGGTGCGGTCGTCGGCGTCGCTCTGGATGGAGCGGGCCGATCTGCAGCTCTATTGCGCCAAGACGGAGGGGCGCAACCGGGTCTGCCTCGAGCAGGCCGCGATCAGCAGCGTCAGTGCGGAAGAAAAAGGCATGCTGTTCGGCCTCGGGGCCCACCACAGCGACGCACAGGATGCGAGCGATGAATGAAGCCATGAAGACCCCTTCCGAGGCGCGCGCTGCCAGCGGTGGCAAGAACGCCTGGGTGCTCGCGGTCACCAGCGGCAAGGGCGGTGTCGGCAAGACCTTCGTCTCGGCCAACCTGGCCGCCGGGCTGGCCAAGCGCGGCCACCGGGTGCTGGTGCTCGACGCCGACCTGGGCCTGGCCAACCTGGACGTGGTGCTCAACCTGTTCCCCAAGATCACGCTGCACGACGTGTTCACCGGCAAGGCGCAGCTCGAAGAGGCCATCCTGGTCGCGCCCGGCGGCTTCTCGGTGCTGCTGGCGGGCTCGGGCCTGGTCGAATATTCGCGTCTCACGCCCGAGGTGCGCGACAAGTTCCAGGCCGTGCTGGCCACGCTCGTGCCGCGCTACGACTATGTCGTGCTCGACACCGGCGCCGGCATCTCCGACGTCGTGCTGTATGCCGTGTCGCTGGCCGACGAGGTGCTGGTGGTGGCGACGCCCGAGCCCACCTCGATGACCGACGCCTACGCCACCATCAAGGTGCTGGCCACGCAACAACGCCGGCGCACGCTGCGGCTGGTCGTCAACCAGGTGGCCAAGCCCGGCGACGGCAAGATCATCGCGCAGCAACTGCAAAACGTGGTCGACCGGTTCGTCTCGACGCCGCAAGGCGAGAGCGTGCGGCTGTCCCTGCTGGGCGACATCCCGAGCGACCCGTCGGTGCGCGAGGCGGTGCAGCGCCGCCAGCTGTTGCTCGAAAGCTTGCCGGGCTCGGCCGCGGCACGGGCCATCCAGGCGGTGGCCGCGCGGGTCGACACGCCCGACGAACGCGGCTGACGAACGCGGCTGACCGCGGCCGCTGCCGGTCTCAGGTGCCGGCCGCTTCCTACAATCCCGGGAAAACGACTCTTGGGAGCCTGCCATGACCGCTGCTGACCGTGACGACGACTTCGGCGCCCGCTTGCGCCGCAACCGCCTGACGCGCCGCGACACGCTGTGGCTGTTCGGCGCCGCCACCTCCGGCCTGGCCTTTTTGTCGGGCTGCGCCACCTCACCGGTGACCGGCGAGAGCATCGTGGTCGGCCTCAGCGAAGCCCAGGAGCGCGAGGTCGACCAGCAGCAATCGCCGCATCAGTTCTCGCAGGACCTCGGCCGCGTGCAGGACGGCGAGGTGAACGACTATGTCGGCGAGGTCGGGCAACGCCTGCACGGCCGCTCGCACCGGCCCCAGATGCCGTATTCCTACCGCGTGCTCAACGCCAACTACGTCAATGCCTACACCTTCCCGGCCGGGGCGGTCGGCGTGACGCGCGGCATCATGACCGAGCTGCACGACGAAGCCGAGTTGGCGGCACTGCTGGGCCATGAGCTGGGCCATGTGAACGCGCGGCACGCCGCGCAGCGCCAGGGGCAGGCGATGGTGGCGCAGGCCGTGGTGACCGGCCTCAACGTCGCAGCATCGAACACGCAATGGGGCGCGCTTGCGGGGCTCGGCAGCCAGGTCGGCGCGAGCGCCTTGCTGTCCAGCTATTCGCGCGACAACGAGCGAGAAGCCGATGCGCTGGGCCAGGAGTACATGGTGCGGGCCGGCTACCCGGCCACCGGCATGACACAGCTGCACCAGATCCTGGTCGAGCAGGAGAAAGAAAGCCCGAGCCTGCTGCGTACCATGTTCTCCTCGCACCCGATGAGCAGCGAGCGGCGCGACACCGCGCGGCAGTTGGCCGAGAGCCGTTATGCGGCGAGCAGCTCGGCCGCTACCGGGCGCGAGCGCTTCATGGACCGCACGGCCGGCCTGCGCCGCATCAAACCGACCATCGACGCCTGCAAGAACGGCGAGACCGCGATGTCGCGCAAGGCGTATGCCGATGCACAAGGTGAGTTTGCCGCCGCGATCAAGCGCACGCCGCAGGATTACGCGGCCAACCTGCGCATGGCCCAATGCCTGCATGCCCAGGGCAACGCCGGCGAGGCGCGCCGCTATGCCGACGCCGCCAAGACCGTCTATCCGCAAGAGGCGCAGGCCCGCAAGCTGGCGGGCGTGCTGGCCTTGAGCGCGCGGCAGCCCGACCGGGCCTACGAAGAGCTGGAGGCGTTCGACCGCCTGCTGCCGGGCGACCCCGGCGTGACGTTTCTGAAGGGCGTGTCGCTCGAAGGCATGGGCGACCGCGAGCGAGCCGCGAAGCACTACCACCGGTACCTGACGGCGACGCGCCAGGGTGATGCCGCCGGTTATTCGGCCAACCGGCTGAAGGCCTGGGGCTATTTGAAGTGATGCAACGAGGACGGGCCGCTGCGCCCGTCGAGAGGAAAGACGTGAACGACGAATCCGACCGCCCGGGCGAGGTGAGCCCGTTTGAAGTCGTGGGCGGCGAAGCCAAGGTGCGCGAGCTGGTCGACCGCTTTTACGACCTGATGGAGCTGGAGCCGGCCTGGCGCGAACTGCGGGCGATGCACCCGACCTCGACAGAGGGCTCGCGCGACAAGCTGTTCTGGTTTTTGTGCGGCTGGCTGGGCGGGCCGCAGCACTACGTCGAGCGCTTCGGCCACCCGCGGCTGCGTGCCCGCCATCTGCCGTTTGCGATCGGCATCCGCGAGCGCGACCAGTGGCTGGCCTGCATGCAGCAAGCGATGTCGGAGGTGGGGCTGGACCCGCACCTGGCCGAGCGCTTGCAGGCGTCGTTCTTCAATACGGCCGACTGGATGCGCAACAAGGGCGGCTGAGCCGGCCGGGCCGGTCGTCAGGGCGCCGACGCGGACGCCGGCCGGCGTGCCAGGTCGTTGGACGGCCGCAGCAACACCACCAGCGCGCCGTTGCCGCCGTCGGAGGCGCGCGCCTGCACGTAGGCGATCACCTCTTCCTTTTGCACCAGCCAGCCGCGCACCTTGGTCTTGAGCACCGGCTCGCGGCCGGGTGAGCCGTTGCCCTTGCCATGGATCACGCGCACGCAGCGCAGGCCATGGCGCACCGCCTCGCGCAAGAACTCCGCCAGTTGCTCGCGCGCCTCCTCGCGGCGCAGGCCGTGCAGATCGATCTGCGCCTGGATCACCCACTCGCCGCGGCGCAGCCGGCGCACCACCTCGGGCCCCACGCCGGGCCGCCGAAACGACAGCGCGGCGTCGGTTTCCAGCAGGGTTTCGACGTCGAATTCGTCGGAGATCGCCTCGCGCAGCACCTCCTGCTCGTCGAGCCTGCGCTGGAACGGCACCGGCTCGGGCCGCTCGCGCGGCACCTCGGCCAGGCCGCGTTCCTTCAGCGCGTGGATGCGCCCGACGCTGCGCGTGAACAACTCGCGCT from Caldimonas brevitalea encodes the following:
- a CDS encoding ABC transporter permease; translation: MFTPSTLLLAWRQTLRDFRSGELRLLIVAVMLAVAALTAVGFFADRLKTGLARDAGQLLGGDALVATDTPTPAAFVERARQQRLDTAHSVSFPSMARAPDERGGASRLVAVKAVSAGYPLRGRLEVADAVGAAAQAVRNGPARGTVWVDAGVLDALQLRLGDPLLLGDARLRIAKVILIEPDRGAGFMSFSPRVMLHQDDLPATGLIQPASRVTYRLAVAARDGGRRGDVQAFVQWAEAEIKTGKLRGVRVESLESGRPEMRQTLDRAEKFLNLVALLAALLAAVAVAIASRDFANRHLDECAMLRVLGQAQRTIAASYALEFFAVGLFASALGIALGYAVHHGFVVLFAGLVETALPPPGVWPALFGLGVGLTLLFGFGLPPVLQLSRVPPLRVIRRDVGEPKAASVLVLAAGALGFAGLLLAASSDWLLGLIAVGGFAAAVLVFALLAWVAVHVLRRAVPEARAPRWLVLATRQVCARPAFAVLQVSALSVGLLALVLLVLLRTDLIGSWRAATPPDAPDRFVINIQPDQGEDFRRHLQQAGVARYDWYPMIRGRLVAINGRDISAGDFQEDRAKRLVDREFNLSHAAEMPPHNELAGGRWVPEEADGLSVEAGLAETLGLKLGDRLRFDIAGHLSEARITSLRTVDWASMRVNFFVMFPQAQLPDLPSTYIAAFKAPAAPGFDAALSRQFPNITNVDVSASIGQVQRVLDQVIRAVEFLFGFTLAAGLVVLFAAVVATREQRTREFAIMRAMGAGSVLLGRVQRAELLGVGALAGLLASAAAVGVGWGLARYVFDFSWSASPWVPLAGTAAGAVLALAAGWWGLREVLRRPVVETLRKAAA
- a CDS encoding GGDEF domain-containing protein; this encodes MDLRKLQLEQALTLLQQGRYPLPPRVEGNGEAWLQAVLDGLCDLSLRDALTGLTNRRHFRAVLEREIDRVARTGESALLLILDIDHFKRINDTYGHESGDQVIQAVGVRLSDSVRPMDTVARYGGEEFAIMLPNCQPTFGSAVAERVRVAIEAQPVKLTSGHEVHITASVGGAYAPQWVRSSASLWMERADLQLYCAKTEGRNRVCLEQAAISSVSAEEKGMLFGLGAHHSDAQDASDE
- a CDS encoding MinD/ParA family protein, encoding MKTPSEARAASGGKNAWVLAVTSGKGGVGKTFVSANLAAGLAKRGHRVLVLDADLGLANLDVVLNLFPKITLHDVFTGKAQLEEAILVAPGGFSVLLAGSGLVEYSRLTPEVRDKFQAVLATLVPRYDYVVLDTGAGISDVVLYAVSLADEVLVVATPEPTSMTDAYATIKVLATQQRRRTLRLVVNQVAKPGDGKIIAQQLQNVVDRFVSTPQGESVRLSLLGDIPSDPSVREAVQRRQLLLESLPGSAAARAIQAVAARVDTPDERG
- a CDS encoding M48 family metalloprotease, translating into MTAADRDDDFGARLRRNRLTRRDTLWLFGAATSGLAFLSGCATSPVTGESIVVGLSEAQEREVDQQQSPHQFSQDLGRVQDGEVNDYVGEVGQRLHGRSHRPQMPYSYRVLNANYVNAYTFPAGAVGVTRGIMTELHDEAELAALLGHELGHVNARHAAQRQGQAMVAQAVVTGLNVAASNTQWGALAGLGSQVGASALLSSYSRDNEREADALGQEYMVRAGYPATGMTQLHQILVEQEKESPSLLRTMFSSHPMSSERRDTARQLAESRYAASSSAATGRERFMDRTAGLRRIKPTIDACKNGETAMSRKAYADAQGEFAAAIKRTPQDYAANLRMAQCLHAQGNAGEARRYADAAKTVYPQEAQARKLAGVLALSARQPDRAYEELEAFDRLLPGDPGVTFLKGVSLEGMGDRERAAKHYHRYLTATRQGDAAGYSANRLKAWGYLK
- a CDS encoding group II truncated hemoglobin — encoded protein: MQRGRAAAPVERKDVNDESDRPGEVSPFEVVGGEAKVRELVDRFYDLMELEPAWRELRAMHPTSTEGSRDKLFWFLCGWLGGPQHYVERFGHPRLRARHLPFAIGIRERDQWLACMQQAMSEVGLDPHLAERLQASFFNTADWMRNKGG
- a CDS encoding Smr/MutS family protein, whose protein sequence is MKAKSFAELGDVRRLLQERQREAERREAERRAEEERLRRERELFTRSVGRIHALKERGLAEVPRERPEPVPFQRRLDEQEVLREAISDEFDVETLLETDAALSFRRPGVGPEVVRRLRRGEWVIQAQIDLHGLRREEAREQLAEFLREAVRHGLRCVRVIHGKGNGSPGREPVLKTKVRGWLVQKEEVIAYVQARASDGGNGALVVLLRPSNDLARRPASASAP